In the Arachis ipaensis cultivar K30076 chromosome B10, Araip1.1, whole genome shotgun sequence genome, one interval contains:
- the LOC107621642 gene encoding uncharacterized protein LOC107621642, which produces MFFFFAGGLERQVRQVLKSGVGRCINCGSRADLVEYEKVLKLFFVPVWRWPGKEPVLYCDNCRFMFPQSCSLPPRLQESASLSPAAAVSDALRCRFCDRSVEAHFRFCPFCGSEL; this is translated from the coding sequence ATGTTCTTCTTCTTTGCGGGTGGGTTGGAGCGGCAAGTGCGGCAGGTGCTAAAATCCGGTGTGGGAAGGTGCATAAACTGCGGATCACGTGCCGACCTCGTGGAGTACGAGAAGGTTCTGAAGCTCTTCTTTGTTCCCGTCTGGCGGTGGCCAGGGAAGGAACCTGTCTTGTACTGCGACAATTGCAGGTTCATGTTTCCCCAGTCCTGCTCCCTTCCACCACGGTTGCAGGAGTCGGCATCGCTGTCTCCGGCGGCGGCTGTTTCCGATGCCTTGCGGTGCCGATTCTGTGACCGGTCGGTTGAGGCCCACTTCAGGTTCTGCCCCTTCTGCGGATCCGAACTGTGA
- the LOC110267787 gene encoding serine/threonine-protein phosphatase 7 long form homolog, whose amino-acid sequence MLTCDHLVPPDRYNDRVEEHLRLTGFYHVSQIGVVQCQKALVNALIERWHPDTHTFHLSIGECAVTLEDVALILGLPTDGLLVTGMTMSSFEALEAECLLQFGVAPRKSDCRGSCIKLTYLRDLKENLELTDEISIQRYMRCHIMLLIGTILFGDKSGAGVHWKFLPLLRNFVSIGQYSWGAACLAHLYRALCRASRFNCKEIDGPLTLLLGWAWIRLPYLSPLPKEPRSFPLANRWRNWERGDRRYRYLNLAHFRKAFDELQEGQVCFN is encoded by the exons atgttgACATGTGACCACCTAGTTCCTCCGGATCGGTACAACGATAGAGTGGAGGAGCATTTACGACTTACCGGATTTTATCATGTATCTCAAATTGGGGTAGTCCAATGTCAAAAGGCACTGGTGAATGCTCTAATCGAGCGGTGGCACCCTGACACACATACGTTTCACCTTTCCATTGGTGAATGTGCCGTGACTCTTGAAGATGTGGCTCTAATTCTTGGTCTTCCGACGGACGGTCTTCTAGTTACAGGGATGACAATGAGTAGCTTTGAAGCCTTGGAGGCGGAGTGTTTGCTTCAATTTGGAGTTGCACCGCGTAAGTCGGACTGTAGAGGTAGCTGCATAAAATTGACCTATTTGCGGGATCTAAAAGAAAATTTAGAGTTGACTGATGAAATCAGTATACAGAGGTATATGAGGTGCCACATTATGTTGCTGATCGGGACGATCTTGTTTGGGGATAAGTCTGGGGCAGGTGTGCACTGGAAATTTCTACCCTTGCTTCGTAATTTTGTCAGTATTGGACAGTATAGTTGGGGAGCGGCATGCCTAGCACACCTTTACAGGGCGTTATGCAGGGCATCTCGCTTTAACTGTAAGGAAATAGATGGTCCACTAACACTTCTACTCGGTTGGGCTTGGATCCGACTGCCATATCTATCGCCGCTTCCTAAGGAACCCCGCAGTTTTCCGCTAGCAAACAG GTGGCGTAACTGGGAGCGTGGTGACCGACGATATAGATATCTGAATCTAGCTCACTTTAGGAAGGCATTTGATGAACTTCAGGAAGGGCAGGTGTGTTTTAATTAA